The following coding sequences are from one Manduca sexta isolate Smith_Timp_Sample1 chromosome 7, JHU_Msex_v1.0, whole genome shotgun sequence window:
- the LOC115447732 gene encoding fibroin light chain-like, with translation MKPIVLVLFVAAGAFAAPSVVLNEYSENELPRSNSLTERAFGLIDGGDVNIHILNLQAVLKDLSERDPRSQALAFGQTLGVLVDLATGIPGDSCASAALINAYAAGVKSGNFSGFRSVLYNFVRQLASNLKLIVKLASNPASVRFSTGPSGGCLGSGRSYQFEAAWDAILSSSSSSLVHEQYCTAKRLYYAFNSRSNNVGATITALSLPPVAQVLEAAGESTSNLLRAVASGYDASAAAASANKALLRAVERIQL, from the exons ATGAAGCCTATCGTACTGGTGCTATTCGTTGCCgcg gGCGCTTTTGCCGCTCCATCGGTTGTTCTCAACGAATACAGTGAAAACGAACTGCCTCGCTCTAA CTCTCTGACCGAACGCGCCTTCGGTCTGATCGATGGCGGCGATGTCAACATCCACATCCTGAACCTACAAGCAGTTCTCAAGGACCTTTCTGAACGTGACCCGCGCAGCCAGGCCCTCGCGTTTGGACAAACCCTTGGAGTCCTCGTTGATCTTGCTACTGGCATCCCTGGCGACTCCTGCGCATCTGCTGCT TTGATCAACGCTTACGCAGCAGGCGTTAAGAGCGGTAACTTCTCCGGTTTCCGTTCAGTGCTGTACAACTTCGTCCGTCAGCTGGCCAGCAACCTGAAGCTCATCGTCAAGCTGGCTTCCAATCCGGCTTCCGTCCGCTTCTCT ACTGGACCCTCTGGAGGCTGCTTAGGATCAGGCAGATCTTACCAATTCGAAGCTGCCTGGGACGCCATCTTATCCAGCTCATCTTCGAG CCTCGTCCATGAACAATACTGCACAGCCAAACGCCTTTACTACGCGTTTAACAGTCGTAGCAACAACGTAGGAGCTACCATCACCGCCCTGTCGCTGCCACCAGTAGCCCAGGTGCTGGAAGCAGCTGGAGAATCCACATCTAAC ttattgagAGCTGTCGCTAGCGGGTACGACGCATCTGCTGCCGCCGCCTCAGCCAACAAAGCACTTCTGCGGGCAGTCGAAAGaattcaattataa
- the LOC115447742 gene encoding fibroin light chain, producing MYVISLIILFLCAADGLAPKCTKAENFKQKCKDKKHILLLNTSDSQDINQFKTFSDDVEVIDEICPGGVQGLLAATTVLPLIHEQYCTAKRLYYAFNSRSNNVGATITALSLPPVAQVLEAAGESTSNLLRAVASGYDASAAAASANKALLRAAERIQL from the exons atgtatgttattagtttaataattttgtttttgtgcgCTGCAGATGGATTAGCTCCAAAATGTACTAAAG CTGAAAACTTTAAACAGAAATGTAAAGATAAGAAACACATTTTACTTCTTAATACATCTGACTCTCAAGacattaatcaatttaaaacattctCCGATGATGTTGAAGTTATTGATGAAATATGTCCTGGAGGTGTCCAGGGACTTCTTGCAGCAACCACGGTGCTCCC CCTCATCCATGAACAATACTGCACAGCCAAACGCCTTTACTACGCGTTTAACAGTCGCAGCAACAATGTAGGAGCTACCATCACCGCCCTGTCGCTGCCACCAGTAGCTCAGGTGCTGGAAGCAGCTGGAGAATCCACATCTAAC ttATTGAGAGCTGTCGCTAGCGGGTACGACGCATCTGCTGCCGCCGCCTCAGCCAACAAAGCACTTCTGCGGGCAGCCGAAAGaattcaattataa
- the LOC119188480 gene encoding uncharacterized protein LOC119188480: MYTISLIILFLCAADGLAPKCTKAENFKQNCKDKKLILLLNTSNSQDINQFKTFSDDVEVIDDICPGGVQGLIAATTVLRNCYIVNLNVSDFYKFAFNKVSQYLLYGGDRNHSQYEIEACVVKLDTPNIICNNNTIKKFSYPSVKLMSENVEDYHELYNAVLNFPNKSHVEKHEEKATSNFVILICTDNEPNEVSKHYVGNDIKFSTHCERDIEIYQKDLLAVVTAKPLEIDYDIMVPIMLYQAPCYDENISKIHNYVTMTKCDHYKLALVEFLKSVGWTRVAVVSDNAAYSEKFEREVTALFDENQFAYTVVKCHESLKRGCNFTEALESLKKSDGRVFIANMDENNARILQQQASHVWTGYNFLSSWIFKGFMLTGDTEAMGDVYSIFLEPENNQIMTNTLQHILNDIRYKNNIITAIKMIRTAYTRIWRRYNEMERKIFFRNLTNKIRKQLSSGAKVNVHLKSPREVFTEMTIMDGKVTIHYKRQRRREDMTSCSFRRNDYHNPCDDHTLLNIMIVFVVIASCGLVAAIFYNRFDFNFRQYINLE; the protein is encoded by the exons ATGTATActattagtttaataattttgtttttgtgtgctGCAGATGGATTAGCTCCAAAATGTACTAAAG CTGAGAACTTTAAACAGAATTGTAAAGATAAGAAACTCATTTTACTTCTTAATACATCTAACTCTCAAGacattaatcaatttaaaacattctCCGATGATGTTGAAGTTATCGATGATATATGTCCTGGAGGTGTCCAGGGACTTATTGCAGCAACCACGGTGCTCCG AAATTGTTACATCGTTAACCTAAATGTTTCTGATTTCTATAAATTTGCATTCAATAAGGTTTcacagtatttattatatggaGGCGACAGAAACCACTCCCAATATGAAATTGAAGCTTGCGTCGTAAAACTCGACACtccaaatataatttgcaataataatacaatcaaAAAATTCTCGTACCCTTCCGTAAAACTAATGAGTGAAAATGTAGAGGACTATCATGAATTATACAACGCCGTCCTAAATTTTCCTAACAAAAGTCACGTCGAAAAGCATGAAGAAAAGGCAACAAGCAACTTTGTTATACTCATATGTACCGACAACGAGCCGAATGAGGTTTCCAAACATTATGTTggaaatgatataaaattttctactcATTGCGAACGTGACATTGAAATATATCAAAAAGATCTTTTAGCCGTTGTGACGGCGAAACCTTTAGAAATCGATTACGACATTATGGTGCCGATTATGCTGTATCAAGCTCCGTGttatgatgaaaatatttctaaaattcatAATTACGTGACAATGACTAAATGCGACCATTATAAACTTGCGTTGGTGGAGTTTTTGAAGAGTGTTGGGTGGACTAGAGTGGCTGTCGTCTCCGATAATGCAGCATATAGTGAGAAATTTGAACGAGAAGTCACGGCTCTGTTTGACGAGAACCAATTTGCTTATACAGTTGTAAAATGTCATGAATCACTCAAGAGGGGATGTAACTTTACTGAG GCGCTGGAATCACTCAAAAAGTCGGACGGAAGGGTGTTCATCGCAAATATGGACGAAAATAACGCTAGAATTCTACAACAGCAAGCCTCACATGTTTGGACGGGGTATAATTTTCTATCGTCATGGATCTTCAAAGGTTTCATGTTAACAGGAGATACTGAG GCTATGGGTGACGTTTACTCCATATTTCTGGAGCCAGAAAACAACCAGATTATGACCAATACGCTTCAACATATTTTGAATGATATACGATACAAGAACAATATAATTACGGCGATTAAAATGATTCGTACCGCTTATACTAGAATTTGGCGTCGATACAATGAAATGGAaagaaaaattttttttag GAATTTAACTAACAAAATACGGAAGCAACTATCATCAGGTGCCAAAGTAAATGTCCATTTGAAAAGCCCGCGAGAAGTTTTTACCGAAATGACCATCATGGATGGTAAAGTGACCATCCACTATAAGAGACAGCGTCGACGTGAAGATATGACTAGTTGCTCTTTTAGAAGAAATGATTACCACAACCCGTGCGATGACCATACACTTCTGAACATAATGATAGTTTTCGTTGTGATTGCTTCGTGTGGCCTGGTGGCGGCCATTTTCTACAACAGGTTTGATTTTAACTTTCGGCAGTATATAAACCTTGAATAA